ATATCAAAATGCTCTCCAAGTAAAGCTCGGCTCATGGCGCTACATTCTATATGCCATCCAGGGAAACCAACCCCCCAAGGAGATTGCCACTCCATTTGTCTTTTTTCGTTTTTTGGAGAAAATTTCCATAAAGCAAAATCACTTATATTTTTTTTATCTTTTATATCTACTCTTTTACCAGCATCTAAGTTTTCTTTTTTTATTTTCGCAAAATCAAAATATTCATTAAAAAGTGAAGTATCAAAATATATTCCATCTTCTATTTTATAGGTAAAGCCTTTTTTTTCTAATTCTAAAATTAAATTAATTTGCTCTTGTATATAATCTGTAGCTTTTGGAAAAATAAA
The DNA window shown above is from Patescibacteria group bacterium and carries:
- a CDS encoding cysteine--tRNA ligase translates to ITDVGHLTSDGDTGEDKLEKGAKRENKSVWDIAEFYTQAFFKDLERLNIKKENFIFPKATDYIQEQINLILELEKKGFTYKIEDGIYFDTSLFNEYFDFAKIKKENLDAGKRVDIKDKKNISDFALWKFSPKNEKRQMEWQSPWGVGFPGWHIECSAMSRALLGEHFD